One window of the Candidatus Microbacterium colombiense genome contains the following:
- the rplI gene encoding 50S ribosomal protein L9, with protein sequence MAKLILTNEVAGLGSAGDVVEVKNGYARNYLIPQGFATAWTRGGEKQVASIQAARQARAIHDRDDAVALKNALEGTKVRLAVKAGAAGRLFGSVKTDHVADAVAAAGLGSIDKRKVHITAPIKSTGDHEATVRLHDDVTAVITLQVVAAK encoded by the coding sequence ATGGCAAAGCTGATTCTCACGAACGAGGTCGCCGGGCTGGGTAGTGCCGGTGACGTGGTCGAGGTCAAGAACGGGTACGCCCGCAACTACCTCATCCCCCAGGGTTTCGCTACGGCGTGGACCCGCGGTGGCGAAAAGCAGGTCGCATCGATCCAGGCCGCGCGTCAGGCACGCGCGATCCACGATCGTGACGACGCTGTCGCACTGAAGAACGCGCTCGAGGGCACCAAGGTCCGTCTCGCCGTCAAGGCGGGCGCCGCTGGTCGCCTCTTCGGTTCGGTCAAGACCGATCACGTCGCCGACGCTGTCGCGGCTGCCGGTCTCGGTTCGATCGACAAGCGCAAGGTGCACATCACCGCGCCGATCAAGTCGACCGGTGACCACGAGGCCACGGTTCGTCTGCACGACGACGTGACCGCAGTCATCACGCTGCAGGTCGTCGCCGCCAAGTAA
- the rpsR gene encoding 30S ribosomal protein S18: MAGKSSGDRRKPRKGGKPTAPAKSIRVGVIDYKDVATLRKFVSERGKIRARRITGVSVQEQRLIATAIKNAREMALLPYAGAGR; encoded by the coding sequence ATGGCTGGAAAGTCGAGCGGCGACCGCCGCAAGCCGCGGAAGGGTGGCAAGCCCACCGCTCCCGCGAAGTCCATCCGGGTTGGTGTCATCGATTACAAGGATGTCGCCACCCTCCGCAAGTTCGTCTCGGAGCGCGGCAAGATCCGTGCCCGTCGTATCACCGGTGTCTCGGTGCAGGAGCAGCGTCTGATCGCCACGGCGATCAAGAACGCGCGCGAAATGGCGCTCCTGCCCTACGCTGGCGCCGGCCGGTAA
- a CDS encoding single-stranded DNA-binding protein: MAGETVITVVGNLTADPELRYTQNGLPVANFTIASTPRNFDRAANEWKDGDALFLRASVWREFAEHVAGSLTKGMRVIAQGRLRQRSYQDREGNQRTAIELEVDEIGPSLRYATAQVTRAASNGGAGGAGGAGGGQSRPAQVSEEPWSTPGSSTSADAWSTPGSFGDDTPF; the protein is encoded by the coding sequence ATGGCCGGCGAAACCGTCATCACCGTGGTGGGAAACCTCACGGCCGACCCCGAGCTGCGTTACACGCAGAACGGGCTGCCGGTGGCGAACTTCACCATCGCATCCACGCCGCGCAACTTCGACCGTGCCGCGAATGAGTGGAAGGACGGCGATGCGCTGTTCCTCCGCGCATCCGTCTGGCGCGAGTTCGCGGAGCACGTGGCCGGTTCGCTGACCAAGGGCATGCGCGTCATCGCGCAGGGCCGTCTGCGTCAGCGCTCCTACCAGGACCGCGAGGGCAACCAGCGCACGGCGATCGAGCTGGAGGTCGACGAGATCGGCCCCTCGCTCCGGTACGCCACCGCGCAGGTGACCCGTGCAGCCTCGAACGGTGGTGCCGGCGGAGCCGGTGGCGCCGGCGGCGGGCAGTCTCGCCCCGCACAGGTGTCGGAGGAGCCGTGGTCCACGCCCGGTTCTTCGACCAGTGCAGATGCCTGGAGCACTCCGGGCAGCTTCGGCGACGACACCCCGTTCTGA
- the rpsF gene encoding 30S ribosomal protein S6, whose amino-acid sequence MTHQYELMVILTPEIDERQVAPTLDKFLKVITEDGGSIDKVDIWGKRRLAYEIQKKNEGIYAVVNFTATSEATQELDRLLKLNEQIMRTKVLRSEEAQAMVIAEAKRSDEKAARKAAKAAKA is encoded by the coding sequence GTGACGCACCAGTACGAACTCATGGTCATTCTGACCCCCGAGATCGACGAGCGCCAGGTAGCCCCTACGCTCGACAAGTTCTTGAAGGTCATCACCGAAGACGGTGGCTCGATCGACAAGGTCGACATCTGGGGTAAGCGCCGTCTGGCTTACGAGATCCAGAAGAAGAACGAGGGCATCTACGCCGTCGTCAACTTCACCGCGACCAGCGAGGCCACGCAGGAGCTCGACCGTCTGCTCAAGCTGAACGAGCAGATCATGCGCACCAAGGTGCTCCGGTCTGAAGAAGCTCAGGCAATGGTCATCGCCGAGGCGAAGCGCTCCGACGAGAAGGCAGCCCGCAAGGCCGCCAAGGCTGCGAAGGCCTAA
- a CDS encoding iron chelate uptake ABC transporter family permease subunit: protein MSDTNRTESLRAARSRIRRARRPLDRRSRWAMGALGAVLVASFLASLSIGDTVISPVRVIEALFETQGGIHMVVVDWRLPRALAAVFFGAALALSGTVFQTITRNPLGSPDVIGLTTGAYTGALIVMTTAGGSGMSVAIGAVLGGFGTAALVALLVAGRGALGYRIVIVGIGVSAVLAALNAWMLLRARREVAVSAAIWEAGSLNGVGWEQALLPIGVVSVLMIALWFARRGLWLVELGDDIGVSLGGRMGLTKAGLVALAVGLIGVVTAVIGPIAFVALSAPHLARLIVKNGPAHLFATAMTGAALLSLADIIGQNAVPKHALPVGVVTLVLGGVYLIFLVARTARRRF from the coding sequence GCTCCCGCATCCGTCGCGCTCGTCGCCCCCTCGACCGCCGCAGCCGCTGGGCGATGGGCGCACTCGGCGCCGTGCTGGTGGCCTCCTTCCTGGCGAGCCTGTCGATCGGCGACACCGTGATATCACCGGTCCGGGTGATCGAGGCGCTGTTCGAGACACAGGGCGGCATCCACATGGTCGTCGTCGACTGGCGACTGCCGCGGGCGCTCGCCGCGGTGTTCTTCGGCGCCGCGCTGGCTCTGTCCGGCACGGTGTTCCAGACCATCACCCGCAACCCGCTCGGCAGCCCCGACGTGATCGGACTCACCACCGGCGCCTACACCGGCGCGCTGATCGTGATGACGACCGCCGGCGGATCCGGCATGAGCGTGGCGATCGGCGCCGTGCTCGGCGGATTCGGCACGGCCGCGCTGGTCGCCCTGCTCGTCGCCGGGCGCGGGGCGCTGGGCTATCGCATCGTGATCGTCGGCATCGGGGTGAGCGCGGTGCTCGCCGCCCTCAACGCCTGGATGCTGCTGCGCGCCCGCCGGGAGGTCGCCGTCTCGGCGGCGATCTGGGAGGCCGGTTCGCTCAACGGCGTCGGCTGGGAGCAGGCGCTGCTGCCGATCGGCGTGGTCTCGGTGCTCATGATCGCCCTCTGGTTCGCTCGGCGTGGACTGTGGCTCGTCGAGCTCGGCGACGACATCGGTGTGAGCCTGGGCGGACGCATGGGCCTCACGAAAGCCGGGCTCGTCGCCCTCGCGGTCGGGCTGATCGGCGTGGTCACCGCGGTCATCGGACCCATCGCCTTCGTCGCGCTGTCCGCCCCGCACCTCGCCCGACTCATCGTGAAGAACGGTCCGGCACATCTCTTCGCGACCGCCATGACCGGTGCCGCACTGCTCTCGCTCGCCGACATCATCGGTCAGAACGCGGTGCCGAAGCATGCGCTGCCCGTGGGAGTCGTGACGCTCGTGCTCGGCGGCGTCTACCTGATCTTCCTGGTGGCGCGCACCGCGAGACGGCGGTTCTGA